Proteins from a genomic interval of Pelagibaculum spongiae:
- a CDS encoding chemotaxis protein CheX, producing MSEAVLQVFIDGVIRYFEHTSDKEVNVGTPYLIDNTKPAALDYTGIIGVSGPSKGCVYFTAPKVLLKHLLLSIGENDTSEGNIIDIVGEVANTISGNARREFGQEFMISVPVVVEGYPSAIHLPQNTRSYVIPISWKSYSASVVICLQSS from the coding sequence ATGTCTGAAGCAGTGTTACAGGTTTTTATTGATGGTGTTATTCGGTATTTCGAACATACCTCCGATAAAGAAGTAAACGTTGGGACACCGTACTTAATTGATAATACTAAGCCAGCAGCGCTTGATTATACTGGAATTATCGGTGTATCAGGCCCGAGCAAGGGCTGCGTTTATTTTACTGCGCCTAAAGTTTTGCTGAAGCACTTGCTGTTGAGTATTGGTGAAAATGATACATCTGAAGGCAATATTATTGATATTGTTGGAGAAGTTGCCAATACCATTTCAGGCAATGCCCGGCGAGAGTTTGGTCAAGAGTTTATGATATCCGTTCCAGTCGTGGTCGAAGGTTACCCTTCAGCAATTCACTTGCCGCAAAACACACGCTCATACGTTATACCTATAAGCTGGAAGTCTTATAGCGCATCGGTAGTGATCTGCTTGCAAAGCAGTTAA